Below is a window of Paenibacillus bovis DNA.
AACAACATCACGCAGCTGACTGCCATTTTCCTTTTCATAACAAAAACAGATCAGATCATACTGTGCAAATGTCGCCAGCAGCTGCTTCCAGCTGAGCGGCTGACCGATCTGCGGAATACGGCTGCGATGGCTCTGCTCGGCAGCTTCCTTGGCAATTTTACTCCAGCGCTGGATACGCTTTTCTTCTTTGCGCGAATCATACTGCACAACTGTACGCTCTGACAAAAAAGGAACAAAGGCTGCAGCTCCAAGCTCCGTACATTTCTGAATCACGGTCTCCATTTTGTCACCTTTGGGCAGACTCTGGGCAATCGTAACCTGAACGGCTGCTTCGGACAGCTGCTCCAGCCGTTCCACAATACGTGCCGTAACGACACCTTCATCCATACTGCTGATCTCGGCTAGTACATCCAACTGGCTGCCATCACAAGCGATCAGCTTATCGCCTTCTTGTGAACGCATTACTCTTATAATATGCCGCGCATCATCACCCGTGATCGTTACTTCCTGCTCACTGAACTGCTGTGCCGGTACAAAATATCGCTGCATCGCTCATCCACTTTCTGTATGACATTTTCCTACTATAAATAGTGTAGCTGATGGGTGTACCATCCATTCGTATCCGCTATAACATTTGTACTCTCCTATATAGCCTGCTCCATCACTTCAATATATACGGTACACGTTCTCCGAATGATATTCAAATAGCCCGGTCTGTATAGACAAGCCGGACTTCTCAAGGCCATACAGCACCCTATTGGGGTGAAATACCTGAATCCCTATCATACAACTTTTGGACAGTGAGGGCTAGAGTTTCACTTCAAATTGTACACCGGAATCCTTTTGCCATGCCACTTTGGTAATTAGATAAAAACAGCGCAGATTCAACTCACGAAAAAACTCCCTTTCCTGCACCGGATAATCCGGATACGGAAAGGGAGTTTTTGATGTCGCATCTATACTACCAATCGCTAATAAAAAACAAGGAGCATAACAGCGGGTTATCTTTTGCCAAATTAGCGATTGTCTGTAGATTAGTTACGGATCATGTAATCAAATGCGCCCAGTGCTGCAGTAGCGCCGGAGCCCATGGAGATAATGATCTGCTTGTAGGCACTGTCTGTGCA
It encodes the following:
- a CDS encoding 16S rRNA (uracil(1498)-N(3))-methyltransferase, translated to MQRYFVPAQQFSEQEVTITGDDARHIIRVMRSQEGDKLIACDGSQLDVLAEISSMDEGVVTARIVERLEQLSEAAVQVTIAQSLPKGDKMETVIQKCTELGAAAFVPFLSERTVVQYDSRKEEKRIQRWSKIAKEAAEQSHRSRIPQIGQPLSWKQLLATFAQYDLICFCYEKENGSQLRDVVQPFAAGLQQNTDTAAQVLIVVGPEGGFAEQEVEAAEQHGAVPTGLGSRILRTETAAMTALACIMYETGEMGGI